The Deinococcus wulumuqiensis R12 genome has a window encoding:
- a CDS encoding DevR family CRISPR-associated autoregulator, with translation MTLRTLSISGLATLNLHSLNNEGGEGNHIQTRMVDVVDKDGNLHPVNAVSGDMFKHIFAEHFQAIAKEEGLTLCAGCQTLNANRLNADPAFEKAINGKSNIEILDLLPVSCALDDVAGILITQGNRALGRKSVVEFSWVPGVPEKVKTGSYFHVKYDPQGRGKTDADDGSNKGQAIFHRPASSGQYALVAHVEAHRIGLNDITREYAISEEERQKRLRAVLRALTLTFLHPGGAMRNTQSPHLTDFQGVITTSDHSVPAPTVSALNDDFAAQVKGIAAALEKMSGKAVGVHDFGSLAQFAEKMSEITV, from the coding sequence ATGACCCTACGCACCCTCTCCATCTCCGGCCTTGCCACCCTCAACCTGCACTCGCTGAACAATGAAGGCGGAGAAGGCAACCACATCCAGACACGCATGGTGGACGTGGTGGACAAGGACGGCAACCTGCACCCCGTCAACGCTGTGTCAGGCGACATGTTCAAGCACATCTTCGCCGAGCATTTTCAGGCCATCGCTAAGGAAGAAGGGCTGACGCTGTGCGCAGGTTGCCAGACGCTCAATGCCAACCGTCTGAACGCCGACCCCGCCTTTGAGAAAGCGATCAACGGCAAGTCGAATATCGAGATTCTCGACCTTCTGCCCGTCAGTTGCGCTCTTGATGATGTAGCGGGCATCCTGATTACTCAGGGAAACCGCGCACTGGGTCGCAAGAGCGTGGTGGAATTTTCGTGGGTTCCGGGCGTGCCCGAAAAAGTGAAGACAGGCAGTTACTTTCACGTCAAATATGACCCGCAGGGTCGCGGAAAAACCGACGCGGATGACGGCAGCAACAAGGGCCAAGCCATCTTCCACCGTCCTGCTTCCAGCGGACAGTACGCTCTGGTAGCTCATGTGGAAGCCCACCGCATTGGCCTGAACGACATTACCCGCGAATACGCGATTAGCGAAGAAGAACGGCAGAAGCGGTTGCGGGCCGTGCTGCGAGCGTTGACGCTGACTTTCCTCCACCCAGGGGGAGCTATGCGGAATACCCAAAGCCCTCACCTCACCGACTTTCAGGGCGTGATTACCACCAGTGACCATAGCGTGCCTGCGCCAACCGTCAGTGCCCTGAACGACGATTTCGCCGCGCAAGTCAAAGGAATTGCAGCTGCGCTGGAGAAGATGAGCGGCAAGGCGGTGGGTGTTCACGACTTCGGCTCTCTGGCGCAGTTTGCCGAAAAGATGAGCGAAATCACGGTATGA
- a CDS encoding HD domain-containing protein: MDFAALERNREARGPDYSGESWLVKIPREVEPEPKSAESEIRQPTKLDWIPVTSAAELQGQTLVLVNPEFVFYNREEGFRWDAPEGGRLGVRLEDIPAAHNPRPTGEGGHYWYVYETYQEHIERVLASAQKHAKDVWHICPKVDRKFELPDGTTELALKAAIAAHDIGKLSEGWQRWTRGWQALQVANYGQQTLWDGKSVAKTQTVGEYCAHTDYHPKYDKERNQAFDKGGKRPPHAGESAAVFMAAFGEVLRKRLGEKNARSVAYGVAGAVTRHHSAAATGETSAWKLDAGAAAEAQRVFTLIAAAELDPTVMDRLQRGGVKATLRPLSLSPTDPLAWLVYTLASRTLRLGDTRSFEAVRLQEAVS; encoded by the coding sequence GTGGATTTCGCCGCGCTGGAAAGGAACCGGGAAGCACGGGGGCCGGACTACTCTGGTGAAAGCTGGCTGGTCAAGATTCCGCGTGAAGTGGAGCCTGAGCCCAAATCTGCGGAAAGCGAAATCCGCCAGCCCACCAAGCTGGACTGGATTCCGGTGACGAGTGCGGCAGAGTTACAAGGGCAGACACTGGTCTTGGTGAATCCCGAGTTCGTCTTCTACAACCGCGAAGAGGGCTTTCGTTGGGACGCTCCCGAAGGCGGCCGCTTGGGTGTGAGGCTGGAAGATATCCCCGCAGCGCACAACCCACGCCCAACGGGAGAAGGCGGTCACTATTGGTACGTCTATGAGACCTATCAAGAACACATTGAGCGGGTACTCGCTTCCGCGCAGAAACACGCGAAGGACGTATGGCATATCTGCCCGAAGGTGGACAGGAAATTCGAATTACCTGATGGCACGACCGAGCTGGCTCTCAAGGCCGCCATCGCCGCGCACGATATTGGGAAGTTATCGGAAGGCTGGCAGCGGTGGACGCGGGGCTGGCAGGCGTTGCAGGTGGCGAACTACGGCCAGCAGACCCTCTGGGACGGCAAAAGCGTCGCCAAGACTCAGACAGTAGGCGAGTATTGCGCCCACACCGATTACCACCCCAAATATGACAAGGAACGGAATCAGGCATTCGACAAGGGCGGCAAGCGACCACCGCACGCGGGCGAGTCGGCTGCTGTGTTCATGGCAGCATTTGGCGAGGTACTGCGGAAACGTTTAGGTGAGAAGAACGCCAGAAGCGTGGCCTACGGCGTAGCGGGCGCAGTGACACGGCACCACTCTGCCGCAGCGACGGGCGAGACAAGCGCTTGGAAGCTGGACGCAGGTGCGGCAGCTGAAGCCCAGCGGGTGTTTACGCTCATCGCAGCAGCCGAGCTTGACCCAACCGTGATGGACAGGCTGCAACGTGGTGGCGTCAAGGCGACGCTGAGGCCCCTGTCCCTCTCACCCACCGACCCTCTCGCATGGTTGGTCTACACCCTCGCTTCACGTACGTTACGCTTGGGTGACACCCGTTCATTCGAAGCTGTGCGCTTACAGGAGGCTGTTTCTTGA
- a CDS encoding type II toxin-antitoxin system PemK/MazF family toxin: MRRGDIYQVNFEPSVQGEPARTRPAVLLTNNLANETLPHLVVAPITSNVSREYPFDVMLPAGTCGLPESSRVQLNYVRGLNRTRFGNYLGSLSAAQLEDVDRKLKVHLGLG, from the coding sequence ATGAGGCGCGGCGACATCTATCAGGTCAACTTTGAACCGAGTGTGCAGGGTGAACCCGCCCGAACCCGCCCCGCTGTGCTACTGACCAACAACCTTGCGAATGAGACTTTGCCTCATCTGGTCGTCGCGCCAATCACCAGCAATGTCAGCCGCGAATATCCGTTTGATGTAATGCTCCCGGCGGGAACGTGTGGCCTGCCCGAATCCAGCCGCGTGCAACTCAACTACGTTCGCGGCCTGAACCGCACTCGCTTCGGCAACTATTTGGGAAGTTTGAGCGCGGCTCAACTGGAAGACGTGGACAGAAAGCTGAAGGTGCATCTGGGGCTGGGCTGA
- the tnpC gene encoding IS66 family transposase gives MEAATTVAELLEVVRQLQQQIGELTQRVKDLETENQALREENARLREENTRLKKRINDLERQGKKYTAPHSREALKADPQRPGRKPGQGTFTYRQVPESITEEITVSVPNRCPACDFLGELQLSHFEKASITELPAGMRGQVTVYNVPVMICPQCGQKVRGEHPDLAAGQCGATAHRIGPRLAAVVQTLHHELGVSERKIPRLLAMTVGLSLTQGAINQAAQRLAQDGGLLAEDVLALEERLRGAAYVHHDDTGWRMNGQQAWVNAYRSEDVALFKANRRHTAAELHAVLKDSFAGTLICDRFVTYDAQQFAEVPQQKCLSHVIRNISDVAEQVQGRAGRALAYVLKLKAAFQEAMTVHRDFVEGRCHERHFRIRADRVRRLVNRLLKRTDLRTKESERLRAGLWKQHQRGRLLLFLEKPSLPPTNNAAERQLRSVVLARKVSQCSKNERGATTYMRIKSVTETARLRGHDPVDVLMALRR, from the coding sequence ATGGAGGCGGCGACGACTGTAGCGGAATTACTGGAAGTCGTCCGCCAGTTGCAGCAACAAATCGGGGAACTCACGCAGCGAGTCAAAGACCTCGAAACGGAGAACCAAGCGTTACGGGAAGAAAATGCTCGTCTGCGCGAAGAGAACACGCGACTGAAGAAGCGCATCAACGATCTGGAGCGCCAGGGCAAGAAGTACACCGCGCCTCACAGCCGTGAAGCGCTGAAAGCCGATCCCCAACGCCCAGGACGCAAACCAGGGCAGGGGACATTCACCTATCGTCAAGTGCCAGAGAGCATCACCGAAGAAATCACTGTCTCAGTGCCGAACCGCTGCCCGGCCTGCGACTTCTTGGGTGAACTGCAATTGAGCCACTTCGAGAAGGCCAGCATCACGGAGTTGCCCGCTGGGATGCGTGGTCAGGTGACGGTGTACAACGTGCCTGTGATGATCTGCCCGCAGTGCGGGCAGAAGGTACGTGGGGAACATCCTGACCTGGCGGCTGGACAGTGTGGCGCGACCGCGCACCGAATTGGGCCACGTCTGGCGGCGGTGGTTCAAACCCTGCATCATGAATTGGGCGTGTCAGAGCGGAAGATTCCCCGCTTACTGGCGATGACGGTGGGTCTGTCATTGACGCAGGGGGCCATCAATCAAGCCGCACAGCGGCTTGCTCAGGATGGTGGACTGTTGGCAGAGGACGTTCTCGCGTTGGAAGAACGCCTGCGAGGGGCGGCGTACGTCCACCACGACGACACGGGTTGGCGCATGAACGGCCAGCAGGCGTGGGTGAATGCTTACCGTTCTGAGGACGTGGCCCTGTTCAAAGCCAATCGCAGGCACACGGCGGCGGAGTTGCACGCTGTCCTGAAAGACAGTTTTGCTGGGACACTGATCTGTGACCGCTTCGTCACCTATGACGCACAGCAGTTCGCTGAAGTTCCTCAGCAAAAGTGCCTGTCCCACGTCATCCGCAACATCAGCGATGTTGCGGAGCAAGTGCAAGGCCGTGCTGGACGAGCCTTGGCATATGTCCTGAAACTCAAAGCGGCCTTCCAGGAGGCCATGACGGTTCACCGGGATTTTGTGGAAGGACGCTGTCATGAACGGCACTTTCGTATTCGGGCTGATCGAGTGCGGCGCTTGGTGAACCGCTTGCTGAAACGCACTGATCTGCGAACGAAGGAAAGCGAACGGCTCCGAGCGGGACTCTGGAAACAGCATCAAAGGGGTCGCTTGTTACTGTTTCTGGAGAAACCGAGTTTGCCACCCACGAATAATGCCGCTGAACGTCAGTTACGCAGTGTCGTCCTAGCCCGGAAAGTCTCTCAGTGCAGCAAGAACGAGCGTGGAGCCACCACCTACATGCGCATCAAATCCGTCACCGAGACCGCTCGTCTTCGTGGCCATGACCCCGTTGATGTCCTCATGGCACTCAGGCGCTAA
- a CDS encoding transposase: protein MTTKTFLGDVPRLYQNVRPFLSTLPWNDVRNADTCAWLIAGCLESQTCSIPAWVSGRISKAQFAQSREIQGRRFLENPKVDPFETYAPLVFQALQHWGEHRLVLALDTSMLFGNFCLIRFAVLFRGRALPLHQEVIEHESAQVSTRQLLPLLARVKGILDVLGIRNVRLLADRGFCDTELMDWLWACGWHYRIRIKSNLILADLKGQRLCKLDEIRLQPRETRCFHNVAITGQVFGPVHVALARPTDAQEQWQVVSSEPTGLETFAEYGERFQIEEGFLDDKSGLHGLESSKLRDVASLNRLVMILALATLFLITKGVQIVAEGKRRMVDPHWQRGLSYLKIGERAMRWLLSRGLEVFTHLALPGGPDPETLGKRKKKCPDPSTLLEVGWTLVLRPLS from the coding sequence GTGACGACAAAAACTTTCCTTGGGGACGTTCCCCGACTCTACCAGAATGTTCGCCCCTTCCTGAGTACCCTTCCCTGGAACGATGTCCGCAACGCGGACACCTGCGCTTGGCTTATTGCAGGCTGTCTGGAAAGCCAAACCTGCTCCATTCCTGCGTGGGTGAGCGGACGAATCTCGAAAGCGCAGTTTGCGCAAAGCCGAGAGATTCAGGGCCGGAGGTTTCTGGAGAACCCGAAGGTTGATCCCTTCGAGACCTACGCGCCGCTCGTCTTCCAAGCTCTTCAACATTGGGGCGAGCACCGTCTGGTGCTCGCGTTGGACACCAGTATGCTCTTTGGGAACTTCTGCCTGATTCGCTTTGCGGTTCTTTTCCGTGGACGCGCTCTTCCACTGCACCAAGAAGTGATCGAACACGAAAGTGCCCAGGTTTCGACCCGTCAGCTTCTCCCCCTGCTCGCCCGTGTCAAAGGCATCCTTGACGTGCTCGGTATTCGTAACGTCCGGCTCCTTGCTGACCGGGGTTTTTGTGACACTGAACTCATGGATTGGCTCTGGGCCTGTGGTTGGCACTACCGCATCCGTATCAAGTCGAACCTGATCCTTGCTGACCTGAAGGGTCAGCGCCTGTGCAAACTGGACGAAATTCGACTTCAGCCCAGAGAGACCCGGTGTTTCCACAACGTCGCGATCACTGGGCAGGTTTTTGGCCCAGTCCATGTGGCGCTCGCTAGACCGACAGACGCTCAGGAGCAGTGGCAGGTCGTGAGCAGTGAGCCGACTGGTCTGGAGACGTTCGCCGAGTACGGCGAACGCTTCCAAATCGAAGAGGGCTTCCTGGACGATAAAAGTGGTCTCCACGGGCTGGAGTCGTCGAAGCTGCGTGATGTCGCGAGCCTGAATAGGCTCGTCATGATTCTGGCGCTGGCCACGCTCTTCCTGATCACCAAGGGCGTGCAAATCGTTGCCGAAGGCAAACGGCGGATGGTGGATCCGCATTGGCAACGCGGACTGAGCTATCTCAAAATTGGGGAACGGGCCATGCGCTGGTTGCTCAGTCGCGGCCTCGAAGTGTTTACCCACCTGGCATTGCCAGGTGGGCCAGATCCAGAAACTCTGGGCAAACGGAAGAAGAAATGCCCTGACCCCAGCACGCTCCTGGAAGTCGGCTGGACGCTGGTTTTACGCCCTCTCTCATAA
- the cas2 gene encoding CRISPR-associated endonuclease Cas2 yields MVKVIQDERKAGQPTLVLYDVQDDKRRTKVMNACKDYGLARWQYSAYQGKLTHAARRELETRLEKALGDSGGLIAILQLEQWQIDDATIIFQVPEDD; encoded by the coding sequence ATGGTCAAAGTCATTCAAGATGAACGCAAAGCGGGTCAGCCGACACTGGTGCTGTACGACGTGCAGGACGACAAACGCCGCACCAAGGTCATGAACGCCTGCAAGGATTACGGCCTCGCCCGCTGGCAGTACAGTGCCTATCAGGGCAAGCTCACCCACGCGGCGCGACGTGAACTAGAGACGCGACTGGAAAAGGCACTTGGGGACAGCGGCGGACTGATAGCGATTTTGCAACTGGAGCAGTGGCAGATTGACGACGCCACCATCATCTTTCAGGTGCCCGAAGATGACTGA
- the cas4 gene encoding CRISPR-associated protein Cas4 → MTEALLITPTELRQWHYCPRVVFFERCTPVRRRETILMMHGREKHQTELVKERRRTLSRYDLAEGERRYDVRLTNSALGLNGELDLLIVNGQEAYPVEFKHTHRSPDPGHKLQLCAYALLVEAELGLTCPYGYWHSSRTRQTHTVPIDTRLRRRTLQAIAEVRAFIELERCPPPTSKTVKCLECELRNFCGDTL, encoded by the coding sequence ATGACTGAGGCGCTCCTCATCACCCCCACCGAACTGCGGCAATGGCATTACTGTCCCCGCGTGGTGTTCTTTGAACGCTGCACCCCGGTCAGGCGGCGCGAAACCATCTTGATGATGCACGGGCGCGAGAAACATCAGACCGAACTGGTCAAAGAAAGGCGGCGTACCCTTTCACGTTATGACCTGGCCGAAGGCGAGCGAAGGTACGACGTGCGGCTCACCAACTCTGCCTTGGGCCTAAATGGCGAACTGGACTTGCTGATTGTGAATGGACAGGAAGCATACCCAGTCGAGTTCAAACACACGCATCGCTCACCCGATCCCGGACACAAACTTCAGCTGTGTGCCTACGCCCTGCTCGTTGAGGCCGAACTGGGGCTGACTTGCCCCTATGGGTACTGGCACTCGAGCCGCACCCGGCAAACCCATACCGTCCCCATAGATACCCGATTGCGAAGGCGTACCCTTCAAGCGATTGCCGAAGTGCGCGCTTTCATTGAGCTTGAGCGGTGCCCGCCTCCCACCTCAAAAACGGTAAAATGCTTGGAATGCGAACTGAGGAACTTCTGCGGAGATACGCTGTGA
- the yfdX2 gene encoding heat resistance protein YfdX2 — translation MNEQTSNPNATSKEINEQAAVSSLPVTPEAKPEVVTEVQPEVQKETDSQVADKRKQVLDEAVSALALTKSALAALDGNDAARALATLAEVTGKLELIVAREPTLALAPVDVLTIVHDLFANTETIEAMTDEALDALKHGEVQQARHLLALLASEIVITVTSIPLASYPAAVKSVVPLIDQGKIEEAKAALQAALSTLVEERSVLPLPVLRAKLLLQRAETLVEDGQRSEASNERLETLLNEARQQLEMAELLGYGKKKDFEPLYAELKKVKQKTAGGGGGKGWLDEIKAKLSKLF, via the coding sequence ATGAACGAGCAAACATCGAATCCCAATGCGACGAGCAAAGAAATAAACGAACAGGCCGCGGTAAGCAGCCTTCCTGTCACTCCAGAGGCCAAGCCTGAAGTCGTCACGGAGGTACAGCCTGAGGTTCAGAAGGAAACGGACTCGCAGGTGGCAGACAAACGTAAACAAGTCCTCGATGAGGCCGTCTCGGCCTTGGCGCTGACCAAATCAGCGCTGGCCGCACTTGACGGCAATGACGCTGCACGCGCATTGGCAACGCTGGCCGAAGTGACGGGAAAGCTGGAGCTGATCGTTGCGCGCGAACCCACGCTCGCCCTGGCCCCCGTTGATGTGCTCACCATCGTGCACGACTTGTTCGCCAACACGGAAACCATTGAGGCGATGACCGACGAGGCGCTGGATGCCCTCAAACATGGCGAGGTGCAACAGGCACGTCACTTGCTGGCTTTGCTGGCCAGTGAAATCGTGATCACGGTCACCAGCATCCCTCTGGCGTCCTATCCCGCAGCCGTGAAGTCAGTCGTGCCGCTGATCGATCAGGGCAAGATTGAAGAAGCCAAAGCCGCGCTGCAGGCAGCGCTCAGCACGCTGGTCGAGGAGCGCAGCGTGCTTCCGCTGCCCGTCCTGCGTGCGAAGCTGCTCCTGCAGCGCGCCGAGACCTTGGTAGAAGATGGTCAGCGCAGCGAAGCGTCCAATGAGCGCCTGGAGACATTATTGAACGAAGCGCGGCAGCAGTTGGAAATGGCAGAACTGCTGGGCTATGGAAAGAAGAAGGACTTTGAGCCCCTGTATGCTGAACTCAAGAAAGTCAAGCAAAAGACGGCTGGGGGAGGCGGCGGAAAAGGCTGGCTCGATGAAATCAAGGCAAAGCTGTCCAAGTTGTTCTGA
- the yfdX1 gene encoding heat resistance protein YfdX1, with protein sequence MNIKQPQLTFSALALAVVVGLSGPAQAQSAAGSRPGAAAPSAASKAAQPQVDDKVAREAAKKRAKLARDAITALAKTHEALILLDARKTKEALAALELASGKLELVLARDAKLALAPVDVRVITHDIHANVESVKKAVKLSRELLDDGEVQKARPIVANLASEIVIETDNLPMATYPAAIKSAARLIDSGKIDDAKAVLARALNTLVMTSVAFPLPVLRAEAAMAKAEKLAETGKRNAKQNEELSALLAYVRTEIELAQILGYGKKADFKPIFDQVKAIEQKSAGGKSGKGWFDELKTRLQKLF encoded by the coding sequence ATGAATATCAAACAGCCCCAATTAACCTTCTCCGCACTTGCCCTGGCGGTCGTCGTCGGACTGAGCGGACCGGCCCAGGCCCAATCGGCGGCAGGTTCTAGACCAGGTGCTGCAGCACCCTCTGCCGCATCCAAAGCGGCGCAGCCACAGGTAGATGACAAGGTCGCCCGGGAAGCCGCGAAAAAGCGCGCCAAACTCGCCCGAGATGCAATCACTGCGCTGGCCAAGACCCATGAGGCATTGATCCTCCTTGATGCAAGGAAGACCAAGGAGGCGCTCGCTGCGCTGGAACTGGCCAGCGGAAAGCTGGAACTGGTATTGGCACGCGACGCCAAACTTGCTTTGGCGCCCGTCGATGTACGCGTCATCACCCATGACATCCACGCCAACGTGGAATCGGTCAAGAAAGCGGTCAAGTTGTCTCGGGAGTTGTTGGATGATGGCGAGGTGCAAAAGGCACGGCCCATTGTTGCCAATCTTGCCAGCGAAATCGTGATCGAAACCGACAACCTGCCGATGGCAACGTACCCGGCAGCGATCAAGTCGGCCGCACGGCTCATCGACAGCGGCAAGATTGACGATGCCAAGGCGGTGCTCGCCCGAGCGCTGAACACGCTGGTGATGACCTCGGTCGCCTTTCCTCTGCCCGTGCTACGGGCCGAAGCCGCGATGGCAAAAGCGGAAAAGCTGGCCGAGACCGGCAAGCGCAATGCCAAGCAGAACGAGGAGCTCAGCGCCCTGCTGGCCTACGTGCGCACGGAAATCGAGCTGGCGCAGATCCTGGGTTATGGCAAGAAGGCGGACTTCAAGCCCATCTTCGATCAGGTGAAGGCTATTGAGCAAAAGTCGGCTGGTGGCAAAAGCGGCAAGGGATGGTTCGACGAGTTGAAGACGCGCCTCCAAAAGCTGTTTTGA
- the hsp20-GI gene encoding small heat shock protein sHSP20-GI: MSALTPWDPFRELDELQNRLATMFGRTPQRQGARTGNEAMTTADWAPMVDISEDENAFILKLDLPEVPKDAVRVSAENGVLTISGERKLEKEEQGKKFHRIERAYGRFVRSFVLPDNVDPTKVTASMKDGVLEVRLVKAEQAKPKQIEISVN, encoded by the coding sequence ATGTCTGCATTGACTCCGTGGGACCCCTTCCGGGAACTGGATGAATTGCAAAACCGCCTGGCGACGATGTTCGGACGGACACCCCAGCGACAGGGCGCCCGTACCGGCAACGAAGCCATGACCACGGCGGACTGGGCACCAATGGTGGACATCAGCGAGGATGAGAACGCATTCATCCTCAAACTGGATCTGCCGGAGGTCCCCAAGGATGCCGTGCGCGTCAGCGCGGAAAACGGCGTGCTCACCATCAGCGGCGAGCGCAAACTGGAAAAAGAGGAGCAAGGCAAGAAGTTCCACCGCATCGAACGTGCGTATGGCCGCTTTGTGCGCAGCTTTGTCTTGCCTGACAACGTTGATCCGACCAAGGTGACGGCTTCCATGAAAGACGGCGTGCTGGAAGTGCGGCTTGTCAAGGCCGAGCAAGCCAAACCGAAACAGATTGAAATCTCAGTCAACTAA
- the cas1 gene encoding CRISPR-associated endonuclease Cas1, giving the protein MNLIISERGTFLALRSERLRLQVPQQEPQEVALRDLQTVTVTTTACTLSAEAIRACAKFGVQIDLVDGLGAPYAKFSSPYLVGTVSTRRAQMTAYLTPAGLEVARHAIRARLRNQASLLKYFGKYRKEADPVAYEAIQRALPSLTALEAELDGIQGANIDEVRDVLLGIEGRGGVVYWGAIAAMLPADLGFPGRTGRGATDPTNMTLNYGYGILYARAAGVLATVGLEPFAGFLHTDRPGKPSLVLDFVEGFRAACVDRPTLALLGRGWRPELDEHGKLTPETRKRIATAVNDRLDTRDNVGSKKFRLQNIMVMQARKLATFLRDEGDYPVYVASW; this is encoded by the coding sequence ATGAATCTCATCATCTCGGAGCGTGGCACTTTTCTGGCCCTTCGCAGCGAACGCCTGCGCCTACAAGTGCCGCAGCAGGAACCGCAGGAAGTCGCCCTGCGTGACCTGCAAACGGTCACGGTGACGACCACCGCCTGTACCCTCAGTGCCGAGGCCATTCGCGCCTGTGCCAAGTTTGGCGTGCAGATTGACCTTGTCGATGGACTGGGTGCGCCGTATGCCAAATTCAGCAGCCCATATTTGGTCGGCACCGTCAGCACCCGCCGCGCCCAGATGACGGCTTACCTCACGCCTGCTGGGTTGGAGGTCGCCCGCCACGCCATTCGCGCCCGCCTCCGCAATCAGGCCAGCTTGCTGAAATACTTCGGCAAGTACCGCAAGGAGGCCGACCCCGTCGCCTACGAAGCGATACAGAGGGCACTGCCCAGCCTCACAGCACTGGAGGCCGAACTGGACGGCATTCAGGGCGCAAACATCGATGAAGTCCGCGATGTCCTGCTGGGTATCGAGGGACGGGGCGGCGTGGTGTACTGGGGGGCCATCGCCGCCATGCTGCCCGCCGACCTCGGCTTTCCAGGTCGTACGGGGCGCGGAGCAACCGACCCTACCAACATGACCCTGAACTACGGCTACGGCATTCTCTATGCGCGGGCGGCAGGCGTGTTGGCGACGGTGGGCCTTGAACCATTTGCCGGGTTTTTGCACACCGACAGACCTGGCAAACCCTCGCTGGTGCTGGACTTTGTGGAAGGGTTCCGCGCCGCCTGCGTTGACCGGCCCACGTTGGCCTTGCTGGGACGCGGCTGGCGACCCGAACTGGACGAACACGGCAAATTGACGCCCGAAACGCGCAAGCGGATTGCCACGGCGGTGAATGACCGGCTGGACACCCGCGACAACGTGGGCAGCAAGAAATTCCGTCTGCAAAACATCATGGTCATGCAAGCCCGCAAACTGGCGACCTTCCTGCGGGACGAGGGTGATTACCCCGTGTACGTGGCGAGCTGGTGA
- a CDS encoding transposase, which produces MVAALILSRRATPSAWLPYLPAGRYAQSIERQIVRWLDNKHINATDIYGPAVMKALRHWGPHVLKLALDTSMLFNTYCMIRISILFRGRAVPLVTRVIKHASAQVSTEQLTPIIAQARGILAAAGIDNVRFLADRGFCDVELMDLLSQCGWNYIIRIKSSLLLCAANGQRLCKVGEVALQVGEAKCFHNMRLTGQKYGPVHLALARPAHGQDTWQVVSNEPTSLETLEVYGERFGIEEGFLDDKSGLFQLEESMLRDEGKLERLCLILSLATLFLVSEGDACVAQGHRRLVDPHWERGISFLKIGMNRIKQALSWGEQVLKQVALIGGPDPAPLGHRKQKNPDPFDCFNCVWVLISAPPS; this is translated from the coding sequence ATGGTTGCCGCACTCATTCTCTCTCGGCGAGCCACGCCATCAGCGTGGCTTCCTTATTTGCCTGCTGGGCGATATGCCCAGAGCATAGAACGGCAGATTGTGCGCTGGCTCGATAACAAACACATCAATGCGACCGACATCTACGGCCCAGCCGTCATGAAGGCTTTACGCCACTGGGGGCCACACGTCCTCAAATTGGCCTTGGACACCAGCATGCTGTTCAACACGTACTGCATGATCCGCATCTCCATTTTGTTCCGTGGACGAGCGGTTCCGCTCGTCACCCGAGTCATCAAGCATGCCAGCGCACAGGTCAGCACCGAACAATTGACGCCGATCATTGCCCAGGCCAGGGGAATCCTTGCGGCGGCAGGCATCGACAACGTGAGGTTCCTGGCTGATCGAGGCTTTTGTGATGTCGAGTTGATGGATTTACTGTCTCAGTGCGGATGGAACTATATCATTCGCATCAAATCCAGCCTGCTGCTGTGTGCAGCAAACGGGCAGAGGCTGTGTAAAGTGGGTGAGGTCGCTCTTCAAGTTGGCGAAGCGAAGTGCTTCCATAACATGCGACTGACAGGCCAAAAATATGGCCCAGTACATCTGGCGCTTGCTCGTCCCGCTCATGGGCAGGACACCTGGCAAGTCGTGAGCAATGAGCCGACCAGTCTGGAAACCTTGGAAGTCTACGGTGAACGCTTTGGTATCGAAGAAGGCTTCCTGGACGATAAAAGTGGACTCTTCCAGTTGGAAGAGTCCATGTTGCGCGATGAAGGAAAATTGGAGAGATTGTGTCTGATTCTTTCGTTGGCAACGCTCTTTCTCGTATCTGAAGGTGATGCCTGTGTCGCACAAGGCCACCGGAGACTCGTTGATCCGCACTGGGAGCGCGGTATCAGTTTCCTCAAAATCGGTATGAATCGCATCAAACAGGCACTGTCTTGGGGTGAACAGGTGTTGAAGCAGGTCGCACTGATCGGTGGGCCTGATCCCGCCCCGCTCGGTCATCGGAAGCAAAAGAATCCTGACCCTTTTGACTGCTTTAACTGTGTGTGGGTGCTGATTTCCGCTCCGCCCTCATAA